A stretch of the Thermus thermophilus genome encodes the following:
- a CDS encoding Uma2 family endonuclease, whose translation MDEAARPLELLDAEAYLALEEKSPVRHELVEGVPYAMAGASLAHNRTVGNLYALLRPGALAKGCRIYTETVKLRVSARTFYYPDLMVVCQGVPPHTHYEEAPCLVVEVVSEATEAIDRREKLWRYRELPSLEAYLLVDSRERRVEGYFRQGEGWLYRLWEGEGEVEGPCLEARFPLEAIYEGVGI comes from the coding sequence GGAGCTTCTGGACGCCGAGGCCTACTTGGCCCTGGAGGAAAAGTCCCCCGTGCGCCACGAGCTCGTGGAGGGCGTGCCCTACGCCATGGCGGGGGCAAGCCTTGCCCACAACCGCACCGTGGGCAACCTCTACGCCCTCCTTAGGCCTGGCGCCTTGGCCAAGGGCTGCCGCATCTACACCGAGACCGTGAAGCTACGGGTCTCTGCCAGGACCTTCTACTACCCCGACCTCATGGTGGTCTGCCAAGGGGTTCCGCCCCACACCCACTACGAGGAGGCCCCCTGCCTGGTGGTGGAGGTGGTGTCCGAGGCCACCGAGGCCATAGACCGAAGGGAGAAGCTCTGGCGCTACCGGGAGCTTCCGAGCCTCGAGGCCTACCTCCTGGTGGACTCCCGGGAGAGGCGGGTGGAGGGCTACTTCCGCCAGGGGGAGGGCTGGCTCTACCGCCTGTGGGAGGGGGAAGGGGAGGTGGAGGGGCCTTGCCTGGAAGCCCGGTTCCCTCTAGAGGCGATCTACGAAGGGGTGGGGATTTAG
- a CDS encoding prepilin-type N-terminal cleavage/methylation domain-containing protein has protein sequence MRNAKGFTLIELLIVIAIIAILAAVLIPNVLNARKRAIESSAQAFARQVATWVAAADTAGTAPTNLNNADCNEQDWLTAEGAPDTYPSSVEECKITYSSTDGRYTITVKSTTGNTFTAVY, from the coding sequence ATGCGGAACGCGAAAGGCTTCACCCTGATTGAGCTCCTGATCGTCATCGCCATCATCGCCATCCTGGCTGCGGTGCTGATCCCGAACGTCTTGAACGCCCGTAAGCGGGCCATTGAGTCTTCGGCGCAGGCCTTCGCCCGGCAGGTGGCCACCTGGGTGGCGGCGGCGGACACCGCTGGCACCGCTCCAACCAACTTGAACAACGCTGATTGTAACGAGCAGGATTGGCTCACCGCCGAAGGGGCTCCTGACACCTACCCGTCTAGCGTTGAGGAGTGCAAGATCACCTACAGCTCTACTGACGGGCGTTACACCATCACTGTGAAATCCACCACTGGCAACACATTCACCGCCGTCTATTAG
- a CDS encoding CorA family divalent cation transporter, producing MTTEERLYKLEGIVEGVMATLPGQVASLEGRVDLLRQEVKAEIGDLRREVEEKLNSLRREVEEKLVGLRQEVRGEIQSLRQELKGEIQSLRQEVKAEIGGLHREMEEKFNGLRQEVKAETTELRGEIQSLRQEMAGLRQEVKAEINTAFNKLMLYFTAVAAALAVLTFLR from the coding sequence ATGACCACGGAGGAGCGCCTCTACAAGCTGGAGGGGATCGTGGAGGGGGTCATGGCCACCCTCCCGGGCCAGGTGGCCTCCCTGGAGGGGCGGGTGGACCTCCTCCGCCAGGAGGTCAAGGCGGAGATCGGGGACCTGCGCCGGGAGGTGGAGGAAAAGCTCAACAGCCTGCGCCGGGAGGTGGAGGAAAAGCTCGTCGGCCTCCGCCAGGAAGTGAGGGGGGAAATCCAAAGCCTCCGGCAGGAGCTCAAAGGAGAGATCCAGAGCCTCCGCCAAGAAGTGAAGGCGGAGATCGGAGGCCTGCACCGCGAGATGGAGGAAAAGTTCAACGGCCTGCGGCAGGAAGTGAAGGCCGAGACCACCGAGCTGCGCGGGGAAATCCAAAGCCTACGGCAGGAGATGGCGGGCCTCCGCCAGGAGGTGAAGGCGGAGATCAACACCGCCTTCAACAAGCTCATGCTCTACTTCACCGCCGTGGCGGCGGCCCTGGCCGTCCTCACCTTCCTCCGCTAA
- a CDS encoding Uma2 family endonuclease, which yields MGAAKAVRPLTLEEYLALEREAPVKHELVEGFPHAMAGASDRHNRVVVNLVLALGPLARKRGCRLYASDMRLKVDAATVYYPDLMVVCQEDPGEYYKEKPCLVIEVLSDSTEATDRREKLRKYLALPTLQAYLLVDSRTPRAFGYYREGEGWVYREAEEGTLPLPCLEGHLDLTEAHYGL from the coding sequence ATGGGCGCGGCCAAGGCGGTGCGGCCCCTCACCCTGGAGGAGTACCTGGCCCTGGAGCGGGAAGCCCCGGTGAAGCACGAGCTGGTGGAGGGCTTCCCCCACGCCATGGCCGGGGCCAGCGACCGGCACAACCGGGTAGTGGTGAACCTGGTCCTGGCCCTTGGCCCCCTGGCCCGGAAGCGGGGCTGCCGCCTCTACGCCAGCGACATGCGGCTCAAGGTGGACGCGGCCACGGTCTACTACCCGGACCTCATGGTGGTCTGCCAGGAAGACCCCGGGGAATACTACAAGGAAAAGCCCTGCCTGGTGATAGAGGTGCTCTCGGACTCCACGGAGGCCACGGACCGGAGGGAAAAGCTCCGTAAATACCTGGCCCTGCCCACCCTCCAGGCCTACCTCTTGGTGGACTCCCGCACCCCCCGGGCCTTTGGCTACTACCGGGAGGGAGAGGGCTGGGTGTACCGGGAAGCCGAGGAAGGCACGCTTCCCCTCCCCTGCCTAGAGGGGCACCTGGACCTCACCGAGGCCCATTACGGGCTCTAG